From Flavobacteriales bacterium, one genomic window encodes:
- the asnB gene encoding asparagine synthase (glutamine-hydrolyzing), which translates to MCGIAGMILADPLSNQQEVLQRMTSAIQHRGPDHEGIFWDGHTGLGHRRLAILDLSSAGNQPMVSYDGRYVIAHNGEVYNFREMRKELAEYPFTTETDTEVILAAYAKWGVGCLQRFQGMFAFAIWDKEKKQLLIARDRMGIKPLYYHLNGKQLLFSSEIRSLLASELVPRKADEASVLDYLRYQTVHAPRTIIRNVNMLMPGSYMTCANGQTTIESYANEPAGESLALTYEQTCTGVRERFFKAVEKRLVADVPFGAFLSGGIDSTAVVAAMSQLSNTSVKTFSVVFEEQDFSEEKYAGLIARRYQTDHHEIRVRPEDFLHELPDALNAMDHPGGDGPNTYTVSKRTKQAGITMALSGLGGDEVFAGYPVFQRLYKLNANAWLYHVPRVLRKVTASALQGSVQRQKMARLLTMKTYDPAAAYALGRQLWSDEDLYSLYSGNWFENTVEEITRPEFNNGRPFLTKVSRAEMFTYMQNVLLRDTDQMSMAHALEVRVPFLDHELVSFVAQVPDKHKYPSTPKKLLTDSLGELIPEDISNRPKMGFTFPWERWMKNELKDFSEQHLNLLGDQRGFDKQGLDRVWKDFLAQRGGVTWTRIWPLVVLAYWLDKHDVDV; encoded by the coding sequence ATGTGTGGGATAGCAGGAATGATATTGGCAGATCCGCTGAGTAACCAGCAGGAGGTTCTTCAACGGATGACCTCTGCCATACAACATCGCGGGCCGGATCACGAAGGGATATTCTGGGATGGTCATACCGGATTGGGGCATCGGCGCCTGGCGATTCTGGATCTTTCCTCAGCCGGAAATCAACCTATGGTCAGTTATGACGGTCGCTATGTGATCGCACACAACGGTGAGGTTTACAATTTCCGGGAAATGAGAAAGGAATTGGCTGAATATCCATTCACAACGGAAACCGATACCGAAGTGATCCTGGCTGCATATGCCAAATGGGGGGTAGGTTGCCTCCAACGTTTCCAGGGAATGTTCGCTTTCGCCATCTGGGATAAAGAGAAGAAACAATTGTTGATCGCAAGGGACCGGATGGGCATCAAACCGTTATACTACCATCTCAACGGTAAACAGTTGTTATTCTCTTCGGAGATAAGGTCTTTGCTGGCATCCGAATTGGTGCCGAGGAAAGCAGATGAGGCATCTGTGCTGGATTACCTTCGGTATCAGACCGTACATGCACCCCGAACCATCATCCGCAATGTGAATATGCTGATGCCCGGATCGTATATGACCTGCGCCAATGGCCAGACAACCATAGAGTCATATGCAAATGAACCCGCAGGTGAATCACTTGCCCTGACCTATGAGCAAACTTGTACGGGTGTCCGCGAACGGTTTTTCAAAGCGGTGGAAAAACGACTGGTGGCGGATGTTCCTTTCGGTGCTTTTCTTTCCGGAGGGATTGACTCTACTGCAGTGGTTGCTGCTATGTCGCAGTTGTCAAATACTTCGGTAAAAACTTTTTCCGTCGTGTTTGAAGAACAGGACTTCAGCGAAGAAAAATATGCCGGTCTGATTGCCAGGCGATATCAAACCGATCATCATGAGATCAGGGTGAGACCGGAAGATTTTCTGCATGAATTGCCTGATGCTTTGAATGCCATGGACCACCCCGGAGGTGATGGTCCCAATACCTATACGGTCTCTAAACGTACCAAACAGGCCGGAATTACCATGGCGCTTTCCGGGTTGGGTGGCGATGAGGTTTTTGCCGGCTACCCCGTTTTTCAACGCCTCTATAAATTAAATGCCAATGCCTGGTTGTATCATGTTCCCCGGGTGTTGCGCAAGGTAACGGCATCCGCACTGCAGGGCAGTGTTCAGCGTCAGAAGATGGCACGCCTGCTGACGATGAAAACCTATGATCCTGCCGCCGCTTATGCACTCGGCCGACAGCTCTGGTCGGATGAGGATTTGTATTCGCTATACTCCGGTAATTGGTTTGAAAACACTGTGGAGGAGATCACACGTCCGGAATTTAACAATGGCAGACCCTTCCTGACAAAAGTGTCCAGGGCCGAGATGTTTACCTACATGCAGAATGTGTTGCTCAGGGATACCGATCAGATGAGTATGGCCCATGCCCTTGAAGTGCGGGTCCCGTTCCTGGATCATGAATTGGTGTCGTTCGTAGCTCAGGTCCCTGACAAGCACAAATATCCCTCAACCCCTAAGAAATTGCTCACCGACAGCCTGGGAGAACTCATTCCCGAAGATATTTCAAACCGGCCTAAAATGGGTTTTACATTTCCCTGGGAACGTTGGATGAAGAATGAATTGAAGGACTTTTCAGAACAACACCTGAATCTTCTTGGAGATCAGAGGGGCTTTGATAAGCAAGGTTTGGACAGGGTATGGAAAGATTTTCTCGCCCAAAGGGGAGGGGTGACCTGGACACGGATATGGCCGCTTGTTGTCCTGGCCTATTGGTTGGATAAACACGATGTTGATGTCTGA
- a CDS encoding glycosyltransferase family 4 protein, whose protein sequence is MRIVFTYLTAYTGNGGLEKFNQAFMSALAECADDLHIYSLHDDAMSEESAQFSKGYAGRRISYMSETIRAAMSADVLILGHVNLAPVAFLARLFRPRLKVVLITHGIEVWQPMSFMGKHVIKHAHRIFAVSRHTIQRLKEIFGVDDNVVRRLPNTLGRHFILEDIFEKNETWLRKYGLTTKNKVILTVGRMVSGEAYKGYDKVISVLPAVVEQVPETIYLLVGKYDQKEKERLDQLIIRKGMQGRVIFTGFIPGDAVADHFRLGDVFAMPSVNEGFGIVFIEAMAYGIPVIAGNKDGSVDALDDGRLGTLIDPDDPQALQEALISHLKNDALRTKQAKQQRMQEVNAAFGYATYLDHVKNLISEL, encoded by the coding sequence TTGAGAATCGTCTTTACTTATCTGACTGCTTATACAGGCAACGGTGGACTGGAAAAATTCAACCAGGCGTTTATGTCTGCTTTGGCGGAATGCGCGGATGACCTCCACATTTATTCGCTTCATGATGATGCAATGTCCGAGGAATCCGCTCAATTCAGTAAAGGTTATGCCGGTCGTCGTATTAGCTATATGTCTGAAACGATACGCGCGGCAATGTCTGCTGATGTACTTATTCTCGGACACGTGAACCTTGCTCCGGTTGCTTTTCTGGCAAGACTATTTCGCCCGCGACTTAAGGTCGTGCTTATTACACATGGAATTGAGGTTTGGCAACCGATGTCATTCATGGGTAAGCATGTGATAAAACATGCGCACCGCATTTTTGCCGTCAGCCGGCATACGATACAAAGACTGAAGGAAATCTTTGGTGTGGATGATAACGTGGTGAGAAGATTGCCCAATACGCTCGGCAGACACTTTATTCTGGAAGATATCTTTGAGAAGAATGAAACATGGCTCCGGAAGTATGGACTGACAACCAAAAACAAAGTCATACTGACCGTGGGAAGAATGGTCTCAGGTGAAGCCTACAAAGGATACGATAAGGTGATCTCGGTGCTGCCTGCGGTGGTTGAACAGGTGCCGGAGACCATCTATTTGCTTGTAGGAAAATATGACCAGAAAGAGAAGGAACGCCTTGATCAATTGATCATCAGAAAAGGTATGCAGGGACGTGTGATATTCACAGGATTTATTCCGGGAGATGCGGTCGCTGATCATTTCAGGTTGGGAGATGTGTTTGCCATGCCTTCTGTTAATGAAGGTTTCGGAATTGTCTTTATCGAGGCCATGGCATATGGCATACCTGTGATCGCAGGAAACAAGGATGGTAGTGTGGATGCACTGGACGACGGACGACTCGGAACATTGATTGACCCCGATGATCCGCAGGCACTTCAGGAGGCCCTGATCTCGCATTTGAAAAATGATGCCTTGAGAACTAAACAGGCCAAACAGCAACGCATGCAAGAGGTTAATGCGGCCTTTGGTTATGCCACCTATCTGGATCATGTAAAAAATCTGATATCCGAACTTTAG